A single Mycobacteriales bacterium DNA region contains:
- a CDS encoding MmcQ/YjbR family DNA-binding protein: MSGGPLERLRTLCLGLPEVTERLSHGEPTWFVRGKKTFVMFADHHHDDRLAFWCAAPPGAQEAVVGSEPDRYFRPPYVGPRGWLGVWLDVPVDWGEIADLVDDAYRAVAPKRLIADLDARSPGSG, encoded by the coding sequence GTGAGCGGCGGCCCGCTCGAGCGGTTGCGGACCCTGTGTCTGGGGCTGCCCGAGGTCACCGAACGCCTCAGCCACGGCGAGCCGACGTGGTTCGTCCGGGGCAAGAAGACGTTCGTGATGTTCGCCGATCACCATCACGACGACCGACTCGCCTTCTGGTGCGCCGCGCCGCCCGGTGCGCAGGAGGCGGTGGTCGGCTCCGAGCCGGACCGCTACTTCCGGCCGCCGTACGTCGGCCCGCGCGGCTGGCTCGGTGTCTGGCTGGACGTGCCGGTGGACTGGGGTGAGATCGCCGACCTCGTCGACGACGCCTATCGCGCGGTCGCGCCGAAGCGGCTCATCGCGGATCTGGACGCTCGGTCGCCCGGCTCCGGATGA
- a CDS encoding ThuA domain-containing protein, whose amino-acid sequence MTAAPEIRVRVWSEHTARRAYYPDDINGAVAEGLRLDDGLAVTTAELVDEGDGVPETELASTDVLVWWGHQLHRYVADDAVDRVVRHVRERGMGFVALHSSHMSKPFTRLIGDDGGLGGVEVDAGAERITVEQRDHPVAEGVDKIELAKEESYNEPFNCGKPDAVVFRSVFDNGHEFRSGLAYTVDNGRVFYFRPGHETYPAFADPMVRRVIRNAVYWTAKRT is encoded by the coding sequence GTGACGGCTGCACCGGAGATCCGAGTGCGCGTTTGGTCCGAGCACACCGCGAGGCGTGCGTATTACCCCGACGACATCAACGGCGCCGTTGCCGAGGGACTTCGCCTCGACGACGGCCTGGCCGTGACGACGGCGGAGCTGGTCGACGAGGGCGACGGCGTACCCGAGACCGAGCTCGCCAGCACCGACGTCCTCGTGTGGTGGGGCCACCAGCTGCACCGCTACGTCGCCGACGACGCGGTCGACCGGGTGGTGCGTCACGTCCGGGAGCGGGGGATGGGCTTCGTCGCCCTGCACTCGTCGCACATGTCCAAGCCGTTCACCCGGCTGATCGGCGACGACGGCGGTCTCGGCGGGGTCGAGGTCGACGCGGGTGCCGAGCGGATCACCGTCGAGCAGCGCGACCACCCGGTCGCCGAGGGCGTGGACAAGATCGAGCTCGCCAAGGAGGAGAGCTACAACGAGCCGTTCAACTGCGGAAAGCCCGACGCGGTCGTCTTCCGGTCCGTCTTCGACAACGGACACGAATTCCGGTCGGGGCTGGCCTACACGGTCGACAACGGCCGGGTGTTCTATTTCCGGCCGGGCCATGAGACCTACCCGGCCTTCGCCGACCCGATGGTGCGGCGGGTGATCCGCAACGCGGTCTACTGGACCGCCAAGCGCACCTGA
- a CDS encoding MFS transporter, whose amino-acid sequence MTATTIRPGSPAPDLPTASGPPPDAGIDRRRWAMLGVLVAGVFMVLLDATIVNVALPTLRSDLHASGSALELVVSGYAITYAMLLITGARLGAIFGSRRLFLIGLSLFTVSSLACGLAPGTAALIVARFAQGAGAAALVPQILSVIQREFSGSARTRALGVYSAVVAVGAVSGQVLGGVLISANLFGEGWRPVFLVNIPVGIVIAVLTVRLVPAERTAVGRRLDVPGLLTGSAAVLLVVLPLVLGREEGWPWWTWASLAAGALMAVWFVHVERAATARGDDPLVDLRVVRTPGMAAGLATLAVAMIGYGGFLFSFALHLQGGLGESALRAGLTFAPAAAAFGAAGYWWRRLPGRIHHGITPAGFALAAVGYLLLAADLHGGSRGGIWLELVLVALGGGLGFGFGPLLSQALVHVPAAKAADASGLLTTTIQLAQVVGVAVFGSLFLSLATHHVGHASAIAVSTVDASLTGLTVAGLGGALLLARTVRRAAVAQPTSAGNE is encoded by the coding sequence ATGACCGCGACCACGATCCGTCCAGGCTCTCCCGCGCCCGATCTCCCCACCGCCTCGGGCCCGCCTCCCGACGCGGGGATCGATCGGCGCCGCTGGGCGATGCTCGGCGTCCTGGTCGCCGGGGTCTTCATGGTCCTGCTCGACGCGACGATCGTGAACGTCGCGCTCCCGACGCTGCGGTCCGACCTGCACGCCTCCGGGTCCGCGCTCGAGCTGGTCGTCTCCGGTTACGCCATCACCTATGCGATGCTGCTGATCACCGGAGCCCGGCTCGGGGCCATCTTCGGTAGCCGCCGGCTGTTCCTGATCGGTCTGAGCCTGTTCACGGTCTCGTCCCTGGCCTGCGGGCTCGCGCCGGGCACGGCGGCCCTCATCGTGGCCCGGTTCGCGCAGGGGGCCGGCGCGGCGGCGCTGGTGCCGCAGATCCTGAGTGTCATCCAGCGGGAGTTCAGCGGATCGGCCCGCACCCGAGCGCTGGGCGTGTACTCGGCGGTCGTCGCCGTCGGTGCGGTGTCCGGACAGGTGCTCGGCGGCGTCCTGATCAGCGCGAACCTCTTCGGCGAGGGATGGCGACCGGTCTTCCTGGTGAACATCCCGGTCGGCATCGTGATCGCCGTCCTCACCGTGCGGCTCGTCCCGGCCGAGCGCACCGCGGTCGGGCGCCGGCTCGACGTACCCGGCCTGCTCACCGGGTCTGCGGCGGTGCTGCTCGTCGTGCTGCCGTTGGTCCTCGGGCGGGAGGAGGGCTGGCCATGGTGGACCTGGGCCAGTCTCGCCGCCGGCGCGTTGATGGCGGTCTGGTTCGTCCACGTCGAGCGGGCGGCCACCGCGAGAGGTGACGATCCGCTGGTCGACCTGCGGGTGGTGCGGACCCCAGGCATGGCCGCCGGCCTCGCCACCCTGGCGGTCGCGATGATCGGTTACGGCGGCTTCCTGTTCAGCTTCGCGCTGCACCTGCAGGGCGGTCTCGGGGAGAGCGCGCTGCGGGCCGGCCTCACCTTTGCACCGGCGGCGGCCGCATTCGGCGCGGCGGGCTACTGGTGGCGGCGGCTCCCGGGCCGCATCCACCACGGCATCACGCCGGCCGGCTTCGCCCTCGCCGCGGTCGGCTACCTCCTGCTCGCCGCCGACCTGCACGGCGGGAGTCGAGGCGGGATCTGGCTGGAACTCGTGCTGGTCGCTCTCGGCGGCGGGCTCGGTTTCGGCTTCGGGCCGCTGCTCTCCCAAGCCCTGGTGCACGTGCCGGCGGCGAAGGCCGCTGACGCCAGCGGATTGCTGACCACGACGATCCAGCTCGCCCAGGTCGTCGGAGTGGCGGTGTTCGGGAGCCTGTTCCTCAGCCTGGCCACTCACCACGTCGGGCACGCCTCCGCGATCGCCGTGTCGACCGTCGACGCGAGCCTCACCGGTCTGACCGTCGCGGGACTCGGCGGCGCGCTGCTGCTCGCCCGCACGGTGCGGCGGGCCGCAGTGGCGCAGCCCACGTCGGCGGGGAACGAGTAA
- a CDS encoding Gfo/Idh/MocA family oxidoreductase, which produces MTVNVGLIGAGGIANAHMNGYLAIPEAARVTAVADVVAENAQKRAEQAGGAKVFSDYREMLASADIDAVDICLPHHLHADAIVAAAAAGKHILCEKPLCLTIEEADRVQTAIKDSGVTLMCSHNQLFMPPVARARALLDEGVIGDTYELRTTDSFFSHLDPENMGWRAHRETSGGGELIDTGYHPTYLLLHLAGSTPVEVFSMLSTHRLTHSEGEDSAQVLVRFADGKVGTIITSWAYEPAACTERFSIVGEQGSLWSDGSALHVKKRGEDDTATELPQVQTIPAAVAAFVDCVREGTRPINTEAEGIDVLKVILAAYKSAEERRVVALSEL; this is translated from the coding sequence ATGACGGTCAACGTCGGACTAATCGGTGCCGGCGGCATCGCGAACGCGCACATGAACGGCTACCTGGCGATTCCGGAGGCCGCCCGGGTCACCGCGGTCGCCGACGTCGTCGCGGAGAACGCGCAGAAGCGGGCCGAGCAGGCCGGCGGGGCGAAGGTCTTCAGCGACTACCGCGAGATGCTGGCCAGCGCCGACATCGACGCCGTCGACATCTGCCTGCCGCACCACCTGCACGCCGACGCGATCGTCGCCGCGGCGGCCGCCGGCAAGCACATCCTCTGTGAGAAGCCGCTGTGCCTCACGATCGAAGAGGCCGACCGCGTGCAGACCGCGATCAAGGACAGCGGCGTCACGCTCATGTGCTCGCACAACCAGCTCTTCATGCCGCCGGTGGCCCGGGCCCGTGCACTGCTCGACGAGGGCGTCATCGGAGACACCTACGAGCTGCGTACGACGGACAGCTTCTTCAGCCACCTCGACCCGGAGAACATGGGCTGGCGCGCGCACCGCGAGACCAGCGGCGGTGGCGAGCTGATCGATACCGGCTACCACCCGACCTACCTGCTGCTGCACCTCGCGGGCAGTACGCCGGTCGAGGTCTTCAGCATGCTCAGCACGCACCGGCTGACCCACTCCGAGGGCGAGGACTCGGCGCAGGTGCTGGTCCGCTTCGCCGACGGCAAGGTCGGCACCATCATCACCAGCTGGGCCTACGAGCCGGCCGCCTGCACCGAGCGCTTCTCGATCGTCGGCGAGCAGGGCAGCCTGTGGAGCGACGGCAGTGCGCTGCACGTCAAGAAGCGCGGTGAGGACGACACGGCGACCGAGCTGCCCCAGGTGCAGACGATCCCGGCTGCCGTGGCGGCCTTCGTCGACTGCGTACGCGAGGGCACCCGGCCGATCAACACCGAGGCCGAGGGGATCGACGTACTCAAGGTCATCCTGGCCGCCTACAAGTCGGCCGAGGAGCGTCGGGTCGTCGCGCTCTCGGAGCTCTAG
- a CDS encoding MFS transporter, producing MLTSGEKTRQSTFASLQIPNFRLFAASQVLSNTGAWMQRVAQDWVVLELTNSPTAVGITTAMQFLPMLVFGLFGGLIADRYPKRRLLLITQSCAGLLAATLAVLILSGTVAVWEIYLVAFMLGLVTVVDNPTRQLFVNEMVGPRYLRNAISLNSSVFQLGGLIGPAVSGLLINAVGAGWSFAINAVSYLAVLTALTLIDTDTLTPIVPTPRAPGQLREGLAYVASRPQLIWPIVLVACVGSIGLNMPIVLSTYAKNVFHTGPGGYGLLNSMLALGSMAGALYSARRTTNRLRSLVAAAGVFGTLEAVTALAPNPETYALLLVAVGAAALTFLTAANSGVQMATEDTIRGRVMSLYMLVLIGGTPLGAPIIGLVTEHIGPRYGMLTCGTFPALAAVAVGLWLKHSARLKFRVAWHPVHARKLITVGPRLP from the coding sequence TTGCTCACCTCGGGAGAGAAAACCCGACAGTCCACATTCGCCTCACTGCAGATCCCGAACTTCCGGCTCTTCGCGGCATCCCAGGTGCTCTCCAACACCGGAGCATGGATGCAACGCGTCGCCCAGGACTGGGTGGTGCTGGAACTCACCAACAGCCCGACCGCGGTCGGCATCACGACCGCGATGCAATTCCTGCCGATGCTCGTCTTCGGGCTGTTCGGCGGACTGATCGCCGACCGCTACCCGAAGCGGCGCCTGCTGCTCATAACGCAATCGTGTGCCGGCCTGCTCGCCGCGACACTTGCCGTGCTGATCCTGAGCGGGACGGTGGCGGTGTGGGAGATCTATCTGGTCGCGTTCATGCTCGGCCTCGTTACCGTGGTCGACAATCCGACGCGTCAACTGTTCGTCAACGAGATGGTCGGACCGCGCTATCTCCGTAACGCGATCAGCCTGAATTCATCGGTGTTCCAGCTCGGCGGGCTGATCGGGCCGGCCGTCAGCGGCCTGCTGATCAACGCGGTCGGCGCCGGGTGGTCGTTCGCGATCAACGCCGTCTCCTATCTCGCGGTGCTGACCGCGCTCACGCTGATCGACACCGACACGCTGACCCCGATCGTCCCCACGCCGCGGGCTCCCGGTCAGCTGCGGGAAGGGTTGGCCTACGTCGCCAGCCGGCCCCAGCTGATCTGGCCGATCGTCCTGGTCGCCTGCGTCGGCTCGATCGGCCTCAACATGCCGATCGTGCTCTCCACCTATGCCAAGAACGTCTTCCACACCGGCCCCGGCGGCTACGGCCTGCTCAACTCGATGCTCGCGCTCGGGTCGATGGCGGGCGCCCTCTATTCCGCCCGGCGGACCACCAACCGGTTACGGTCGCTCGTGGCGGCGGCCGGTGTGTTCGGAACGTTGGAGGCGGTCACCGCGCTGGCCCCCAATCCGGAGACCTACGCACTGCTGCTGGTGGCGGTCGGGGCGGCTGCGCTGACCTTCCTCACCGCCGCGAACAGCGGTGTGCAGATGGCCACCGAAGACACCATCCGCGGCCGGGTCATGAGCCTCTACATGCTGGTGCTGATCGGCGGCACCCCACTGGGAGCACCGATCATCGGGCTGGTGACCGAGCACATCGGTCCCCGCTACGGGATGCTCACCTGTGGAACCTTCCCCGCTCTGGCGGCGGTGGCCGTCGGCCTCTGGCTCAAGCACAGCGCCCGGCTGAAGTTCCGGGTCGCCTGGCACCCGGTGCACGCCCGGAAGCTGATCACCGTGGGGCCGCGGCTCCCGTGA
- a CDS encoding LysR substrate-binding domain-containing protein, with the protein MLDPVLLRTFLAVAQSLSFTQAGQRLELSQPTVSQHVRRLEESVGRRLFARDTRTVLLTEDGEAMAGFARTILAAQEQATGYFAGPALRGRLRFGASDDLALTQLPRILREFRQLHPRIDLELTVTQSGALRRRLNSGHLDLVFVKNEPGDNRGQLVRRDRLVWVGLERTSFEQGKPVPLVAYQAPSLSREVALSALERAGRTWRITCNTKEINGILAATRAGLGVAVLAQSLIPPDLVQLSSQHKLPQLGNVDLSLLRNPRAPSGPAEALTTAILNSATPAIPPPIQHSAPAPTG; encoded by the coding sequence ATGCTGGATCCCGTGCTGCTCAGGACCTTCCTGGCCGTCGCGCAGTCGCTGAGCTTCACCCAGGCCGGGCAACGGCTCGAGCTCAGCCAGCCCACCGTGAGCCAGCACGTCCGCCGGCTCGAGGAGTCGGTCGGGCGTCGGCTGTTCGCCCGCGACACGCGGACGGTGCTGCTCACCGAGGACGGCGAGGCCATGGCCGGCTTCGCCCGGACCATCCTGGCGGCCCAGGAGCAGGCGACCGGGTATTTCGCCGGCCCGGCGCTCCGCGGTCGGCTGCGTTTCGGCGCTTCGGACGACCTGGCCCTGACCCAGCTGCCGCGGATCCTCCGGGAGTTCCGGCAGTTGCATCCACGGATCGATCTCGAGCTCACCGTGACCCAGAGCGGCGCCCTGCGGCGCCGGCTGAATTCCGGGCACCTCGACCTCGTCTTCGTCAAGAACGAACCCGGCGACAACCGCGGCCAGCTCGTCCGGCGGGATCGGCTGGTCTGGGTCGGCCTGGAGCGCACGTCGTTCGAGCAGGGCAAGCCGGTGCCGCTGGTGGCCTACCAGGCACCGAGCCTCTCGCGCGAGGTCGCTCTCAGCGCCCTCGAGCGGGCCGGGCGTACCTGGCGGATCACCTGCAACACCAAGGAGATCAACGGCATCCTCGCCGCGACCCGGGCCGGGCTCGGCGTCGCGGTGCTGGCGCAGAGCCTGATCCCGCCGGACCTCGTCCAGCTCTCCAGCCAGCACAAGCTTCCGCAACTCGGCAACGTCGACCTGTCGCTGCTGCGCAACCCGCGCGCGCCGAGCGGGCCGGCGGAGGCGCTCACCACCGCGATCCTCAACAGCGCCACCCCGGCCATTCCGCCGCCGATCCAGCACTCCG
- a CDS encoding helix-turn-helix transcriptional regulator gives MTIEATRTRNERRTELAAFLRARRSRITPADVGLPPGLRRRTPGLRREEVAQLAGVGITWYTWLEQGRPIHVSVQVLDAVAGTLRLDGAEREHLYRLADIPTAPAELAMESVSPAVREILGTLEPLAASLQNARFDVLAANSAHEHLFWRWHAMPCERRNVLWCSFVEPDARERFVNFDEEMPRVVATLRASFAQHLGEPAWTDFIRRLSARSAEFAQMWARHDVARPGARTKVFKHPVGGLLRLQSTSLAVADMPECRIVVYTPADDATRDGLQLIRSRATERPDPR, from the coding sequence GTGACCATCGAGGCGACGCGGACACGCAACGAGCGGCGGACCGAGCTGGCGGCATTCCTCCGGGCCCGCCGGTCGCGGATCACCCCGGCCGACGTCGGGCTGCCGCCCGGGCTGCGCCGGCGGACGCCCGGGCTACGCCGGGAGGAGGTCGCGCAGCTCGCCGGGGTCGGGATCACCTGGTACACCTGGCTCGAGCAGGGTCGGCCGATCCACGTGAGCGTGCAGGTGCTCGACGCCGTGGCCGGCACGCTGCGCCTCGACGGCGCCGAGCGCGAGCACCTCTACCGGCTCGCCGACATCCCGACCGCCCCGGCCGAGCTCGCGATGGAGTCGGTCTCCCCGGCGGTGCGCGAGATCCTCGGCACGCTCGAGCCGCTGGCGGCATCCCTGCAGAACGCCCGCTTCGACGTCCTCGCCGCCAACTCCGCGCACGAACACCTCTTCTGGCGCTGGCACGCGATGCCGTGCGAGCGGCGCAACGTGCTGTGGTGCTCGTTCGTCGAGCCGGACGCCCGGGAGCGGTTCGTCAATTTCGACGAGGAGATGCCGCGGGTGGTCGCGACCCTGCGGGCGTCGTTCGCCCAGCACCTCGGCGAGCCGGCGTGGACGGACTTCATCCGGCGGCTCAGCGCGCGCAGCGCCGAGTTCGCCCAGATGTGGGCCCGCCACGACGTCGCCCGCCCGGGCGCCCGCACCAAGGTGTTCAAGCACCCGGTCGGCGGGCTGCTACGTCTGCAGTCCACCAGCCTGGCGGTCGCCGACATGCCGGAGTGCCGGATCGTCGTCTACACCCCGGCCGACGACGCGACCCGCGACGGCCTGCAGCTCATCCGGAGCCGGGCGACCGAGCGTCCAGATCCGCGATGA